Proteins encoded by one window of Vidua chalybeata isolate OUT-0048 chromosome 15, bVidCha1 merged haplotype, whole genome shotgun sequence:
- the DUSP1 gene encoding dual specificity protein phosphatase 1 isoform X2 produces MVNLRVCALECEALRALLQERGAQCLVLDCRSFFSFNAAHIRGSCNVRLSTIVRRRAKGALALEHVVPNEELRARLRQGLFHTVVLLDERSADLEAPKRDSTMLLALGTLCREARGARICFLKGGYEAFASACSELCTKPAAPAGLSLPLSASPAPGSADSGCSSCGTPLYDQGGPVEILPFLYLGSAYHASRKDMLDALGITALINVSANCPNHFEGHYQYKSIPVEDNHKADISSWFNEAIDFIDSVKNEGGRVFVHCQAGISRSATICLAYLMRTNRVKLDEAFEFVKQRRSIISPNFSFMGQLLQFESQVLAPNCSAEAGSPAMSVLDRGASTTTVFNFPVSIPVHTTSSALNYLQSPITTSPSC; encoded by the exons ATGGTGAACCTGCGGGTGTGCGCGCTGGAGTGCGAGGCGCTGCGGGCGCTGCTGCAGGAGCGCGGCGCGCAGTGCCTCGTCCTCGACTGCcgctccttcttctccttcaaCGCCGCGCACATCCGCGGCTCCTGCAACGTCCGCCTGAGCACCATCGTGCGGCGCCGCGCCAAGGGCGCCCTGGCTCTGGAGCACGTCGTGCCCAACGAGGAGCTCCGCGCCCGCCTGCGCCAGGGGCTCTTCCACACCGTGGTGCTGCTGGACGAGCGCAGCGCCGACCTGGAAGCGCCCAAGCGCGACAGCACCATGCTGCTGGCGCTCGGCACCCTGTGCAGGGAGGCCCGCGGTGCCCGCATCTGCTTCCTCAAGG GAGGTTACGAAGCCTTCGCGTCCGCCTGCTCCGAGCTCTGCACCAAgccggccgcccccgccgggcTCAGCCTGCCCCTGAGcgccagccccgcgcccggcaGCGCCGACtcgggctgcagctcctgcggGACGCCGCTCTACGACCAG GGCGGGCCCGTGGAAATCCTGCCGTTCCTGTACTTGGGAAGCGCCTATCACGCCTCCCGCAAGGACATGCTGGACGCTTTGGGGATCACGGCGCTGATCAACGTCTCGGCCAACTGCCCCAACCACTTCGAGGGGCACTACCAGTATAAAAGTATCCCCGTGGAGGACAACCACAAGGCGGATATCAGCTCCTGGTTCAACGAGGCGATCGATTTCATCG ACTCTGTGAAGAACGAGGGAGGAAGGGTCTTTGtgcactgccaggctggcatTTCCCGCTCAGCCACCATCTGCCTCGCTTATCTCATGAGGACCAACAGAGTCAAACTGGACGAAGCCTTCGAGTTTGTCAAGCAGAGGAGAAGCATCATCTCCCCAAATTTCAGCTTCATGGGGCAGCTGCTTCAGTTCGAGTCGCAGGTCCTGGCCCCCAACTGCTCAGCAGAAGCCGGGAGCCCCGCGATGTCAGTGTTGGACAGAGGGGCATCGACCACCACGGTCTTCAACTTCCCCGTCTCCATCCCGGTTCACACCACGTCCAGTGCTTTAAACTACCTTCAGAGCCCCATCACTACTTCCCCGAGctgctga
- the DUSP1 gene encoding dual specificity protein phosphatase 1 isoform X1, with translation MVNLRVCALECEALRALLQERGAQCLVLDCRSFFSFNAAHIRGSCNVRLSTIVRRRAKGALALEHVVPNEELRARLRQGLFHTVVLLDERSADLEAPKRDSTMLLALGTLCREARGARICFLKGEWPRGRRRGRGRRAGPPRSPPGRAALTPRPSLRSAPAGGYEAFASACSELCTKPAAPAGLSLPLSASPAPGSADSGCSSCGTPLYDQGGPVEILPFLYLGSAYHASRKDMLDALGITALINVSANCPNHFEGHYQYKSIPVEDNHKADISSWFNEAIDFIDSVKNEGGRVFVHCQAGISRSATICLAYLMRTNRVKLDEAFEFVKQRRSIISPNFSFMGQLLQFESQVLAPNCSAEAGSPAMSVLDRGASTTTVFNFPVSIPVHTTSSALNYLQSPITTSPSC, from the exons ATGGTGAACCTGCGGGTGTGCGCGCTGGAGTGCGAGGCGCTGCGGGCGCTGCTGCAGGAGCGCGGCGCGCAGTGCCTCGTCCTCGACTGCcgctccttcttctccttcaaCGCCGCGCACATCCGCGGCTCCTGCAACGTCCGCCTGAGCACCATCGTGCGGCGCCGCGCCAAGGGCGCCCTGGCTCTGGAGCACGTCGTGCCCAACGAGGAGCTCCGCGCCCGCCTGCGCCAGGGGCTCTTCCACACCGTGGTGCTGCTGGACGAGCGCAGCGCCGACCTGGAAGCGCCCAAGCGCGACAGCACCATGCTGCTGGCGCTCGGCACCCTGTGCAGGGAGGCCCGCGGTGCCCGCATCTGCTTCCTCAAGGGTGAGTGGCCCCGCGGGCGCCGGAGGGGACGggggcgccgggccgggccgccccgCTCGCCCCCCGGCCGCGCGGCGCTCACCCCGCGCCCCTCTCTCCGCTCTGCCCCCGCAGGAGGTTACGAAGCCTTCGCGTCCGCCTGCTCCGAGCTCTGCACCAAgccggccgcccccgccgggcTCAGCCTGCCCCTGAGcgccagccccgcgcccggcaGCGCCGACtcgggctgcagctcctgcggGACGCCGCTCTACGACCAG GGCGGGCCCGTGGAAATCCTGCCGTTCCTGTACTTGGGAAGCGCCTATCACGCCTCCCGCAAGGACATGCTGGACGCTTTGGGGATCACGGCGCTGATCAACGTCTCGGCCAACTGCCCCAACCACTTCGAGGGGCACTACCAGTATAAAAGTATCCCCGTGGAGGACAACCACAAGGCGGATATCAGCTCCTGGTTCAACGAGGCGATCGATTTCATCG ACTCTGTGAAGAACGAGGGAGGAAGGGTCTTTGtgcactgccaggctggcatTTCCCGCTCAGCCACCATCTGCCTCGCTTATCTCATGAGGACCAACAGAGTCAAACTGGACGAAGCCTTCGAGTTTGTCAAGCAGAGGAGAAGCATCATCTCCCCAAATTTCAGCTTCATGGGGCAGCTGCTTCAGTTCGAGTCGCAGGTCCTGGCCCCCAACTGCTCAGCAGAAGCCGGGAGCCCCGCGATGTCAGTGTTGGACAGAGGGGCATCGACCACCACGGTCTTCAACTTCCCCGTCTCCATCCCGGTTCACACCACGTCCAGTGCTTTAAACTACCTTCAGAGCCCCATCACTACTTCCCCGAGctgctga